Proteins encoded within one genomic window of Tabrizicola piscis:
- a CDS encoding phosphoribosyl-ATP diphosphatase, which yields MTLEKLAATIAARKGADPETSWTAKLLAKGPEKCAEKFGEEAIEAIIEAVKGDRARLTAEAADVLYHLLVMLAARDVSLAEVLAELDRRDGTSGIAEKAGR from the coding sequence ATGACACTGGAAAAGCTTGCCGCCACAATCGCAGCCCGCAAGGGGGCCGACCCCGAAACCTCATGGACGGCAAAGCTGCTGGCCAAAGGGCCCGAGAAATGCGCCGAGAAGTTTGGCGAAGAAGCCATCGAGGCGATCATCGAAGCCGTCAAGGGCGACCGCGCCCGTCTGACGGCGGAGGCGGCGGATGTCCTCTACCACCTGCTGGTGATGCTTGCGGCGCGGGATGTCTCACTGGCCGAAGTCTTGGCCGAGCTGGATCGCCGCGACGGCACGTCGGGCATCGCCGAAAAAGCCGGACGCTAA
- the hisF gene encoding imidazole glycerol phosphate synthase subunit HisF, translating into MLKTRIIPCLDVANGRVVKGVNFVDLVDAGDPVEAAKAYDAAGADELCFLDIMATEDNRATMYDLVTRTAEQCFMPLTVGGGVRTPEDVRKLLLAGADKVSFNSAAVARPDVVAEAADRFGSQCIVVAIDAKTVAPGKWEIFTHGGRRATGIDAVDFARTVAAKGAGEILLTSMDRDGTKQGFNLPLTRTIADAVDIPVIASGGVGTLDHLVEGITEGHASAVLAASIFHFGTYTIGQAKAHMAAAGIPVRLT; encoded by the coding sequence ATGCTGAAAACCCGCATCATCCCCTGCCTTGACGTGGCCAACGGCCGCGTCGTCAAGGGCGTCAACTTCGTCGATCTGGTCGACGCGGGCGATCCGGTCGAGGCGGCCAAGGCCTATGACGCCGCCGGCGCGGATGAGCTTTGCTTTCTTGACATCATGGCCACCGAAGACAACCGCGCCACGATGTATGACCTTGTGACCCGCACCGCCGAACAGTGCTTCATGCCGCTGACTGTCGGCGGCGGGGTGCGCACGCCCGAGGATGTGCGCAAACTTCTCCTCGCCGGGGCGGACAAGGTCAGCTTCAACTCGGCCGCCGTGGCCCGCCCGGATGTGGTGGCCGAAGCGGCGGACCGGTTCGGGTCGCAATGCATCGTGGTGGCCATCGACGCCAAGACCGTCGCCCCCGGCAAATGGGAGATCTTTACCCACGGGGGCCGCCGGGCGACCGGCATCGACGCGGTGGACTTCGCCCGCACGGTGGCGGCCAAGGGCGCGGGCGAGATCCTTCTGACCAGCATGGACCGCGATGGAACCAAGCAGGGGTTCAACCTCCCCCTGACCCGGACCATCGCCGATGCGGTGGACATACCGGTCATCGCCAGTGGCGGGGTCGGGACGCTGGACCATCTGGTCGAAGGGATCACGGAAGGCCACGCCAGCGCCGTGCTTGCCGCGTCGATCTTTCATTTCGGCACCTACACCATCGGTCAAGCCAAAGCGCATATGGCCGCTGCCGGCATCCCTGTGAGGCTGACATGA
- the hisA gene encoding 1-(5-phosphoribosyl)-5-[(5-phosphoribosylamino)methylideneamino]imidazole-4-carboxamide isomerase, whose translation MILYPAIDLKDGQCVRLLRGEMAAATVFGDDPAAQALKFQAAGCAWLHLVDLNGAFAGQPVNAAAVEAILAAVNVPAQLGGGIRDMATIAMWLEKGLARVILGTVAVENPGLVRQAAKAFPGKVAVGIDARKGRVATKGWATETEVIATDLARSFEDAGVAALIYTDIDRDGAMQGPNIEATEALARAVTIPVIASGGVSRMEDLIALRDTGVIAGAISGRALYDGAIDLGAALKALQR comes from the coding sequence ATGATCCTGTATCCCGCCATCGACCTGAAAGACGGCCAATGCGTCCGCCTCTTGCGCGGCGAAATGGCGGCGGCGACCGTGTTTGGCGATGACCCGGCGGCTCAGGCGCTGAAGTTTCAGGCGGCGGGCTGCGCATGGCTGCATCTGGTGGACCTGAACGGCGCCTTTGCCGGCCAACCCGTGAACGCGGCGGCGGTGGAGGCGATCCTGGCCGCCGTGAACGTCCCCGCCCAACTCGGCGGCGGTATCCGCGACATGGCGACCATCGCCATGTGGCTGGAAAAGGGCCTTGCCCGCGTGATCCTTGGCACCGTGGCCGTGGAAAACCCGGGCCTCGTGCGTCAGGCCGCGAAGGCCTTTCCCGGAAAGGTCGCTGTCGGCATCGACGCCCGCAAGGGCCGGGTCGCCACCAAGGGCTGGGCCACCGAAACCGAAGTCATCGCCACCGACCTTGCCCGCAGCTTTGAAGACGCCGGCGTCGCCGCACTCATCTACACCGACATCGACCGCGACGGCGCGATGCAGGGCCCGAACATCGAAGCGACCGAGGCGCTCGCCCGCGCCGTGACGATCCCGGTCATCGCCAGCGGCGGCGTGTCGCGGATGGAGGATCTCATCGCCCTGCGCGACACCGGTGTCATCGCAGGGGCGATCTCGGGCCGCGCGCTTTACGATGGCGCGATTGATCTGGGCGCCGCGCTGAAAGCCCTCCAACGCTGA
- a CDS encoding DUF2147 domain-containing protein: MNIYLAAAAFAVLGSAAFADPVEGIWQTKTDDNGNFGHVEIKPCGPAFCGTLVKAFDGSGAEIASDNIGRQIVWDMVPYADGLYDDGRIYSPDRDKEYNGDMTLAGNNLSVRGCVMGICRDGGTWKRVK; this comes from the coding sequence ATGAATATCTATCTTGCCGCCGCCGCATTCGCAGTTCTTGGCAGCGCTGCCTTCGCCGATCCGGTCGAGGGCATCTGGCAAACCAAGACAGATGACAATGGCAACTTTGGCCATGTCGAGATCAAGCCCTGCGGCCCGGCCTTTTGTGGCACGCTGGTCAAGGCCTTTGACGGCTCGGGCGCGGAGATCGCCAGTGACAACATCGGCCGCCAGATCGTTTGGGATATGGTGCCCTATGCCGACGGGCTTTATGATGACGGCCGGATTTACTCGCCGGATCGTGACAAGGAATACAACGGCGACATGACCTTGGCGGGGAACAATCTGTCCGTGCGCGGTTGCGTCATGGGCATCTGCCGCGATGGCGGGACCTGGAAGCGGGTGAAGTAA
- a CDS encoding DMT family transporter, producing MRGTDWLLLWTLSLLWGGSFLFVELALEALTPLTIVWARVALAALILGLALRLTGQGMPPRGLWPGLLVMGLLNNAIPFVLIVVAQTAITGALASVLNATTPIFTVIVAHLATRDERLSPAKLAGVGLGFAGVVVMMAAGRLEGAVPAMAACLAAALSYGFASVWGRRFRQAGLAPMATAFGQVVASTVLLAPIWLWVDRPWAMQAPGAVPVMAVLALAVLSTALAYLIYFRILARAGATAISLVTFLVPLSAAGLGWLVLGERLEPRHLLGLALILGGLALIDRARAARPA from the coding sequence ATGCGCGGCACCGATTGGCTTTTGCTTTGGACGCTGTCCCTGCTTTGGGGCGGGTCCTTTCTGTTTGTGGAACTGGCGCTTGAGGCGCTGACACCCCTGACCATCGTCTGGGCGCGGGTGGCGCTGGCGGCGCTGATCCTTGGGTTGGCGCTGCGGCTGACCGGGCAGGGCATGCCCCCGCGCGGGCTGTGGCCGGGGCTTCTGGTCATGGGGCTTTTGAACAATGCGATCCCTTTCGTGCTGATCGTGGTGGCGCAGACCGCGATCACCGGGGCGTTGGCCTCGGTTCTCAATGCCACAACGCCGATCTTCACAGTGATCGTCGCCCATCTGGCGACACGGGATGAACGGCTGAGCCCGGCCAAGCTTGCCGGGGTGGGCTTGGGCTTTGCCGGGGTCGTGGTGATGATGGCCGCGGGGCGGCTGGAGGGCGCGGTGCCGGCGATGGCCGCCTGTCTGGCGGCGGCGCTGTCTTATGGATTTGCAAGCGTCTGGGGCCGCAGGTTCCGGCAGGCGGGGCTGGCCCCGATGGCCACGGCCTTCGGACAGGTGGTGGCAAGCACGGTCCTTCTGGCGCCGATCTGGCTGTGGGTGGACCGGCCCTGGGCGATGCAGGCCCCGGGGGCAGTGCCGGTGATGGCCGTGCTGGCGCTGGCGGTGCTGTCCACCGCGCTGGCCTATCTGATCTACTTCCGCATCCTGGCACGGGCCGGGGCGACCGCGATTTCCCTTGTCACCTTCCTTGTGCCGCTCAGCGCTGCCGGTTTGGGCTGGCTGGTGCTGGGTGAGCGGCTGGAACCGCGCCATCTTTTGGGGCTGGCGCTGATCCTTGGCGGGCTGGCGCTGATCGACAGGGCCCGGGCCGCCCGACCTGCTTGA
- a CDS encoding VOC family protein: protein MQPAAILETAIYAGDLVAAEDFYGRILALPLIAKVPERHLFFRVGEGVLLVFDPAATEIRAPDAMLPVPVHGARGAGHVCFAASRAEIDAWRDHLTRAGVPIETEFDWPNGARSLYIRDPAGNSVEFAEPRLWQD, encoded by the coding sequence ATGCAGCCCGCAGCCATTCTGGAAACCGCGATCTATGCCGGCGACCTTGTTGCCGCCGAGGATTTCTACGGCCGAATTCTGGCCCTGCCCTTGATTGCCAAGGTGCCCGAACGACATCTGTTCTTTCGGGTGGGAGAGGGCGTCTTGCTGGTCTTCGATCCCGCCGCGACCGAGATCCGTGCGCCCGATGCCATGCTACCGGTGCCCGTGCATGGTGCGCGGGGGGCCGGGCATGTGTGCTTTGCCGCCTCACGCGCCGAGATCGACGCATGGCGCGACCATCTGACCCGCGCGGGCGTGCCGATTGAGACCGAGTTTGACTGGCCGAACGGTGCCCGGTCGCTTTATATCCGCGATCCGGCGGGCAATTCAGTGGAATTCGCCGAGCCTAGGCTTTGGCAGGACTAG
- the hisH gene encoding imidazole glycerol phosphate synthase subunit HisH: MLTVLVDYDSGNLHSAEKAFQRMAAEGDGGEILVSSRPEDVARADRIVLPGDGAFPACRTALGSYGGLFEAIEDAVTHKARPFLGICVGMQMLASRGHEYRLTEGFDWIAGDVERIKPADPSLKVPHMGWNDLVIDHPHPVLDGLKTGDHAYFVHSYHFRVTNPAHRLAFCDYGGPITAIVGRDTIIGTQFHPEKSQAAGLRLIANFLRWRP, encoded by the coding sequence ATGCTCACCGTCCTTGTCGACTACGATTCCGGCAACCTTCACTCCGCCGAGAAAGCCTTTCAGCGCATGGCAGCCGAGGGGGACGGGGGCGAAATCCTCGTCTCCTCCCGGCCCGAAGATGTGGCCCGCGCCGACCGGATCGTTCTGCCCGGCGACGGGGCCTTCCCCGCCTGCCGGACGGCACTTGGCAGCTATGGCGGCCTGTTCGAGGCGATTGAGGACGCAGTCACCCACAAGGCCCGCCCGTTTCTGGGCATCTGCGTCGGCATGCAGATGCTGGCCAGCCGGGGGCACGAATACCGCCTGACCGAAGGCTTCGACTGGATCGCCGGGGATGTGGAGCGGATCAAGCCCGCCGACCCAAGCCTGAAAGTCCCGCATATGGGCTGGAACGATCTGGTGATCGACCACCCCCACCCCGTGCTGGACGGGCTGAAGACCGGCGACCACGCCTATTTCGTCCACTCCTACCACTTCCGCGTCACCAATCCGGCGCATCGGCTGGCCTTCTGCGACTATGGCGGCCCCATCACGGCCATCGTTGGCCGCGACACCATCATCGGCACCCAGTTCCACCCCGAGAAGTCACAGGCGGCAGGTCTGCGGCTGATCGCAAACTTCCTGCGCTGGCGGCCCTGA
- the hisB gene encoding imidazoleglycerol-phosphate dehydratase HisB: MRRAEVSRQTAETEISVTVTLDGTGSHDCQTGVGFFDHMLDQLARHSLIDLTVRAKGDLHIDDHHTVEDVGIALGQALAKALGDKRGIRRYGHFRLAMDDAQVACALDLSARPYLVWNLPFPTPKIGSFDTELVREFFQALATHGGITLHVDLIHGFNSHHIAEAAFKAVARALREAVEPDPRGQGIPSTKGTL; encoded by the coding sequence ATGCGCCGTGCCGAGGTCAGCCGCCAAACCGCCGAGACCGAGATTTCGGTCACCGTCACTCTGGACGGCACCGGCAGCCATGACTGCCAGACCGGCGTCGGGTTCTTTGACCACATGCTGGACCAGCTGGCCCGCCACAGCCTGATCGACCTGACCGTCCGTGCCAAGGGCGACCTGCACATCGACGATCATCACACGGTCGAAGATGTCGGCATCGCACTGGGTCAGGCCCTTGCCAAAGCACTGGGCGACAAGCGCGGCATCCGCCGCTACGGTCATTTCCGCCTTGCGATGGACGACGCGCAGGTCGCCTGCGCGCTGGACCTGTCGGCGCGGCCCTACCTGGTGTGGAACCTGCCCTTCCCCACGCCGAAGATCGGCAGCTTTGACACCGAACTGGTGCGCGAATTCTTTCAGGCCCTTGCCACGCACGGCGGCATCACGCTGCATGTCGACCTGATCCATGGCTTCAACAGCCACCACATCGCCGAGGCTGCCTTCAAAGCCGTCGCCCGTGCCCTGCGCGAGGCGGTCGAGCCCGATCCCCGCGGCCAAGGCATCCCGTCCACCAAGGGCACCCTCTAA
- the arsJ gene encoding organoarsenical effux MFS transporter ArsJ, which translates to MTANPLRAYAAVTAAYWAFMATDGALRMLVLLHFNSLGFTPIQLAWLFLLYEVAGIVTNLAAGWLAARFGLAATLYAGLALQVSALVALAQLDPGWGVAASVAFVMAVQGVSGVAKDLAKMSSKSAVKLLAPTEGGGLFRWVARLTGSKNAVKGLGFFLGAAMLALVGFKAAVWGMAAALALILLAVVLFLPAGLPGRMKADEAWGGWCSPDRQVNRLSLARLFLFGARDVWFVVGVPIYFQMVLSDGTPEGRREAFFLIGGFLALWIIAYGAVQAMAPHILGGKDQPVAATVAKAIRWSGLLAPIPFVLAAAALWAGAPSPALSLTLVAGLLLFGFVFAVNSSVHSYLILAFGQADRITRDVGFYYMANAAGRLIGTLLSGLSYQLGGLPLCLATAGIMATASWLAARRLRTP; encoded by the coding sequence ATGACCGCCAACCCCTTGCGCGCCTACGCCGCCGTCACCGCCGCCTATTGGGCCTTCATGGCCACCGATGGCGCGCTCAGGATGCTGGTGCTCCTGCATTTCAACAGCCTTGGCTTCACCCCGATCCAGCTGGCCTGGCTGTTCCTGCTGTACGAGGTTGCAGGGATTGTCACCAACCTTGCCGCAGGCTGGCTGGCCGCGCGCTTTGGCCTTGCCGCCACGCTTTACGCGGGCCTCGCGCTGCAGGTCTCGGCCTTGGTGGCACTGGCGCAGCTTGATCCGGGCTGGGGTGTCGCCGCCTCGGTTGCGTTCGTGATGGCGGTGCAGGGAGTGTCGGGTGTGGCCAAGGACCTGGCCAAGATGTCGTCGAAATCCGCCGTCAAGCTGCTTGCGCCGACCGAGGGGGGCGGCCTGTTCCGCTGGGTCGCCCGCCTGACCGGGTCAAAGAACGCGGTCAAGGGCCTTGGGTTCTTTCTGGGCGCGGCAATGCTGGCCTTGGTCGGGTTCAAGGCCGCCGTCTGGGGCATGGCCGCCGCATTGGCGCTGATCCTGCTGGCGGTCGTGCTGTTCCTGCCCGCGGGCCTGCCCGGGCGGATGAAAGCGGACGAAGCTTGGGGCGGCTGGTGTTCCCCCGACCGCCAGGTGAACCGGCTGTCGCTCGCCCGGCTGTTCCTGTTTGGCGCGCGGGATGTCTGGTTCGTGGTCGGCGTCCCGATCTACTTCCAGATGGTGCTGTCCGACGGCACGCCCGAAGGCCGACGCGAGGCCTTCTTTCTGATCGGCGGCTTCCTTGCCCTCTGGATCATCGCCTATGGCGCGGTTCAGGCCATGGCCCCCCACATCCTTGGCGGCAAGGATCAGCCCGTGGCCGCCACCGTGGCCAAGGCGATCCGCTGGTCGGGGCTGCTGGCACCAATCCCCTTCGTCCTCGCGGCTGCCGCGCTTTGGGCCGGAGCGCCGTCCCCCGCCCTCAGCCTGACACTGGTGGCGGGGCTCCTCCTCTTCGGCTTTGTCTTTGCGGTGAATTCCTCGGTCCATTCCTACCTGATCCTCGCCTTCGGTCAGGCCGACCGCATCACCCGCGACGTGGGGTTCTACTACATGGCCAATGCCGCCGGCCGCCTGATCGGCACGCTGTTGTCCGGCCTCAGCTATCAACTCGGCGGCCTGCCGCTCTGTCTGGCCACTGCCGGGATCATGGCCACGGCCAGCTGGCTGGCCGCGCGACGGCTGCGAACCCCCTGA
- a CDS encoding ArsJ-associated glyceraldehyde-3-phosphate dehydrogenase, with product MTKPRIALNGLGRIGKLALRNLIDQGAGGEIVLLNDPAGDAEQHALLMEFDSVHGRWPTKVATDAKGLVLNGQSIRLTHEKSIDALPLAELGVDLVIDCAGVFKTAAKVAPYYANGVKKVVVSAPVKDGGALNLVYGVNHHLYDGSQPLVTAASCTTNCLAPVVKVIHEGIGIRHGSITTIHDVTNTQTIVDRPAKDMRRARSALLNLIPTTTGSATAITLIYPELKGRLNGHAVRVPLLNASLTDCVFEVERPTTVEAVNALFQTAAEGALKGILGYETRALVSSDFTNDPRSAIIDAQSTMVVNGTQVKVYAWYDNEWGYACRLADIARMVAGSL from the coding sequence ATGACCAAGCCCCGTATTGCCCTCAACGGCCTTGGCCGCATTGGAAAGCTGGCCCTGCGCAACCTGATCGACCAGGGCGCCGGGGGCGAGATTGTCCTGCTGAACGACCCGGCAGGGGATGCCGAACAGCATGCCTTGCTGATGGAGTTCGATTCCGTCCATGGTCGCTGGCCGACCAAGGTTGCCACGGATGCCAAGGGATTGGTCCTGAACGGGCAGAGCATCCGCCTGACGCACGAAAAGTCGATTGACGCGCTGCCGCTTGCTGAACTGGGCGTCGATCTGGTGATCGACTGTGCAGGTGTCTTCAAGACAGCCGCCAAAGTCGCGCCCTACTACGCCAATGGCGTGAAGAAGGTCGTCGTCAGCGCCCCGGTCAAGGACGGCGGTGCGCTCAATCTGGTGTACGGGGTGAATCACCACCTCTACGACGGCTCGCAACCCCTGGTCACCGCCGCCTCCTGCACGACGAACTGCCTCGCCCCAGTGGTGAAGGTGATCCACGAAGGGATCGGCATCCGGCATGGGTCGATCACCACGATCCACGATGTGACCAACACACAGACCATCGTCGACCGTCCCGCCAAGGACATGCGTCGTGCAAGGTCCGCCCTGTTGAACCTGATCCCCACCACCACCGGCAGCGCCACGGCGATCACGCTGATCTACCCGGAACTGAAGGGCCGTCTGAACGGCCACGCTGTCCGGGTGCCGCTGTTGAACGCCTCGCTCACCGATTGCGTGTTCGAGGTCGAACGTCCGACCACGGTCGAGGCGGTGAACGCCCTGTTCCAGACCGCCGCCGAAGGGGCCCTGAAAGGCATCCTCGGGTATGAAACCCGCGCGCTCGTGTCATCGGATTTCACCAACGACCCCCGCTCGGCAATCATAGACGCGCAATCGACCATGGTGGTGAACGGCACGCAGGTGAAGGTCTACGCCTGGTATGACAACGAATGGGGCTATGCCTGCCGTCTGGCCGACATCGCCCGCATGGTGGCAGGCAGCCTCTGA
- a CDS encoding metalloregulator ArsR/SmtB family transcription factor produces MDMNRTSLAFATLGHPGRLAVFRLLMRFAPQGVRPTEIAVALGLKQNTLSHHLADLSAAGLVLVRRDGRSLFYAADLAMTEALIGHLALDIGRARPDLLSPLVPAIKDPAMRDTDFDVLFLCSGNSARSIFAEALLRDLGQGKFQAFSAGTRPGTALNPFALEVLQRNGHDITGLRSKHISEFQQPGTPVMDFVFTVCDTAAAEECPPWPGQPITGHWGLPDPVKATGTDAERALVFGQTYAALRRRIAAFVELPFATLSRLSLQARVDAIGGDAHAGEKA; encoded by the coding sequence ATGGATATGAACCGCACCAGTCTTGCCTTCGCAACCCTTGGCCACCCCGGACGGCTGGCGGTCTTTCGTCTCTTGATGCGCTTTGCCCCCCAGGGGGTGCGGCCAACCGAAATCGCCGTCGCCCTTGGGCTGAAGCAGAACACCCTGTCGCACCACCTTGCCGATCTGTCCGCCGCTGGCCTTGTGCTGGTCCGGCGCGACGGGCGGTCGCTGTTCTATGCCGCTGATCTGGCCATGACCGAGGCGCTGATCGGCCACCTCGCGCTTGATATCGGTCGGGCGCGGCCTGACCTTCTGTCCCCCCTCGTCCCTGCCATCAAGGACCCTGCCATGCGTGACACCGATTTCGACGTGCTGTTCCTGTGCTCGGGCAACTCTGCCCGCTCGATCTTTGCCGAGGCTTTGCTGCGTGACCTAGGCCAAGGCAAATTCCAGGCCTTTTCCGCTGGCACCCGGCCCGGCACCGCGCTGAACCCCTTCGCGCTGGAGGTGTTGCAGCGCAACGGCCATGACATTACCGGCCTGCGGTCCAAACACATTTCCGAATTCCAGCAGCCCGGCACCCCGGTGATGGATTTCGTCTTCACCGTCTGCGACACGGCGGCGGCCGAGGAATGCCCCCCCTGGCCCGGCCAGCCGATCACCGGCCACTGGGGCCTGCCGGACCCGGTCAAGGCCACCGGCACCGACGCCGAACGCGCGCTGGTCTTTGGCCAGACCTACGCAGCGCTCCGCCGCCGGATCGCAGCCTTTGTGGAACTGCCTTTCGCCACGCTCAGCCGCCTGTCGCTGCAAGCCCGCGTCGATGCAATCGGCGGCGATGCACATGCCGGGGAGAAGGCCTGA